One region of Sulfuriroseicoccus oceanibius genomic DNA includes:
- a CDS encoding ABC-F family ATP-binding cassette domain-containing protein → MSDTPAIASASELTVAYGHQSVLDGATLAIHEGDRVGLVGRNGSGKSTLLKIAAGVFAPDSGEFVTRRGLVTGYLPQDFELDESSTVLDAVLSGAGFIRDMIAEYESLPADSTKAADLMERITHFDGWTIDQRAESLLNNLHAPAPDRVIGTLSGGEKRRVALCRALLPEPDFLILDEPTNHLETGSIEWLEQFLNKYRGTCLFVTHDRYFLDRITTRIVEIRRGKCETYEGNYTDFLITRAERDASEAQAEHKRQRFLKKELEWVRKSPSARRTKSRDRLDRYFEEAGKDAPEKEMDIDLIIPPAPQLSNRVIEATNIGFAYDERVLFENLTLKLEPGERLGIVGANGLGKSTLLKTLLGKLEPTTGSVKVGTQAVINFVDQDRLLLDDQKAVWEDVGEGVDYVQLGTERISLRSYLRRFLFTEDRINTKIELLSGGERSRVLLAKILKRGGNVLVLDEPTNDLDLATLRVLEEALVHFDGCVIVVSHDRYFLNRVCTATLGFEGNGVVHYQEGNYDYYLEKKAARDKVDAMWQAQAAAAKQTSAPKSQGRKRKLTYNETRELETIEEDILAAEEKVATLEAEFTAPDFYENHADDWQQLEADLKAAKEAVPVLYERWEELEKIKNGEAE, encoded by the coding sequence ATGTCCGACACACCAGCCATTGCCAGCGCCAGCGAACTCACCGTTGCCTACGGTCACCAGTCCGTACTCGACGGAGCCACCCTCGCCATCCACGAAGGCGACCGCGTTGGCCTGGTCGGCCGCAATGGCTCGGGCAAATCGACTTTGCTCAAGATTGCCGCCGGTGTGTTCGCTCCGGATTCTGGAGAATTTGTCACCCGCCGCGGCCTCGTCACCGGTTACCTGCCGCAGGACTTCGAGTTGGACGAATCCTCCACCGTGCTCGACGCCGTGCTCTCCGGTGCCGGGTTCATCCGCGACATGATCGCCGAGTACGAATCCCTCCCGGCCGACAGCACCAAAGCCGCCGACCTGATGGAGCGCATCACCCACTTCGACGGCTGGACCATCGATCAACGCGCCGAAAGCCTGCTCAACAACCTCCACGCCCCAGCACCCGACCGCGTCATCGGCACGCTCTCCGGCGGGGAAAAACGCCGCGTCGCGCTGTGCCGCGCGCTTTTGCCCGAGCCGGATTTCCTCATCCTCGACGAACCGACCAACCACCTCGAAACCGGATCCATCGAGTGGTTGGAGCAGTTCCTCAACAAATACCGCGGCACCTGCCTCTTCGTCACCCACGACCGTTATTTCCTCGACCGCATCACTACCCGCATCGTCGAGATCCGACGCGGCAAATGCGAAACCTACGAGGGCAACTACACCGACTTCCTCATCACCCGCGCCGAGCGCGACGCCTCGGAAGCCCAGGCCGAACACAAACGCCAGCGCTTCCTGAAAAAGGAACTCGAATGGGTGCGCAAGTCCCCGAGCGCCCGCCGCACGAAGTCGCGCGACCGCCTCGACCGCTATTTCGAAGAGGCCGGCAAGGACGCTCCGGAAAAGGAGATGGACATCGATCTCATCATCCCGCCCGCCCCGCAGCTCTCGAACCGTGTGATCGAAGCCACCAACATTGGATTCGCCTACGATGAGCGCGTTCTCTTCGAGAACCTCACCCTCAAACTCGAGCCCGGTGAGCGCCTCGGCATCGTCGGCGCCAATGGCCTCGGCAAGTCCACCTTGCTCAAGACGCTGCTCGGCAAGCTCGAGCCCACCACCGGATCGGTCAAAGTCGGCACCCAGGCCGTAATCAACTTCGTCGACCAGGACCGCCTCCTTCTCGACGACCAAAAAGCCGTCTGGGAAGACGTCGGCGAGGGCGTGGACTACGTTCAATTGGGCACCGAACGCATCAGCCTGCGCAGCTACCTGCGACGTTTCCTCTTCACCGAAGACCGCATCAACACGAAGATCGAGCTCCTCAGCGGCGGCGAACGTAGCCGTGTCCTGCTCGCGAAGATCCTCAAACGCGGCGGCAACGTATTGGTGCTCGACGAACCGACCAACGACCTCGACCTCGCCACACTCCGCGTGCTGGAGGAAGCGCTCGTTCACTTCGACGGCTGTGTCATCGTGGTCAGCCACGACCGCTATTTCCTCAACCGCGTCTGCACCGCCACTCTTGGGTTCGAGGGCAATGGCGTGGTCCACTATCAGGAAGGCAACTACGACTACTACCTCGAGAAAAAGGCCGCCCGCGACAAGGTCGACGCCATGTGGCAAGCCCAGGCCGCCGCTGCAAAACAAACCAGCGCACCAAAAAGCCAGGGCCGTAAGCGCAAGCTCACCTACAACGAAACCCGCGAACTCGAAACCATCGAGGAGGACATCCTCGCCGCCGAAGAAAAAGTCGCCACCCTCGAGGCCGAGTTCACCGCTCCGGATTTCTACGAAAACCACGCCGACGATTGGCAACAACTCGAAGCCGACCTCAAAGCCGCCAAAGAGGCGGTCCCTGTTCTCTACGAACGCTGGGAAGAACTCGAGAAGATCAAAAACGGCGAAGCCGAATAG
- a CDS encoding response regulator: protein MVKKRILIVDDEAGFTRLVKLNLEGTGKYEVKEVNHAPHAVQTAQVFLPDLILLDIVMPGMDGGDVVAELRKRPATAKIPIIMLTALVAKGEISENSVVESGDLRMLGKPVDMVTLTHCIESALYVDAKKGKHPVEENK, encoded by the coding sequence ATGGTCAAAAAACGCATTCTCATTGTCGACGACGAAGCCGGCTTCACCCGTCTGGTAAAACTCAATCTTGAGGGCACCGGAAAATACGAGGTCAAAGAGGTCAACCACGCCCCACACGCCGTGCAAACCGCCCAGGTCTTCCTCCCAGACCTCATCCTGCTCGATATCGTCATGCCAGGCATGGACGGAGGCGACGTCGTCGCCGAGTTGCGCAAACGCCCAGCCACCGCCAAAATCCCAATCATCATGCTCACCGCATTGGTGGCCAAGGGCGAAATCAGCGAGAACTCCGTCGTCGAAAGCGGCGACCTGCGCATGCTCGGCAAACCCGTCGACATGGTCACCCTCACCCACTGCATCGAATCCGCTCTCTACGTCGACGCCAAAAAGGGCAAACACCCCGTCGAAGAAAACAAATAG
- a CDS encoding ammonium transporter codes for MTKRLLGALVALAAVAPARASEAAASAAPAQIDSGDTAWMLTATLLVLMMCLPGLALFYGGLVRAKNVLSIFVQCFAMAGIMSLLWVAFGYAVAAGGNGNAYFGWDSAFAFLGHIQPETVMSGGTIPESVFVTFQMTFVIISPAIIVGAFAERMKFSAILVFTVLWTILSYLPMWHMVWGGGLFHGGEEGNWLMGAGQHAIDFAGGNVVHINAGVAGLVACIFVGKRKGFPGPTLMPHNVPYVAIGASLLWVGWFGFNAGSAVGANGDAGMAMLTTQIATAAALVVWMALEWLISKKPTAVGAATGAVAGLVGITPAAGTSTIGGAMAIGAISSLVCYFAVTGLKHKLNYDDSLDVFGVHGMGGIVGALLTGVFIRGDEGGSLLQFWVQAKSVLLTAGWSAIAAVIALVVAKAVCRGIKVSEEVEHNGLDRTEHGEEAYNWDS; via the coding sequence ATGACCAAACGACTCCTGGGAGCCCTTGTTGCTCTGGCAGCCGTCGCTCCGGCCCGCGCGTCGGAAGCAGCCGCCAGCGCCGCACCGGCTCAGATCGACAGCGGCGACACCGCTTGGATGCTCACCGCCACCCTCCTTGTCCTGATGATGTGCCTGCCGGGCCTCGCGCTCTTTTACGGCGGCCTCGTCCGCGCCAAGAACGTGCTCAGCATCTTCGTCCAATGCTTCGCCATGGCCGGCATCATGTCGCTGCTGTGGGTTGCCTTCGGCTACGCAGTGGCCGCCGGCGGCAATGGCAATGCCTACTTCGGCTGGGACTCCGCATTCGCATTCCTCGGCCACATCCAGCCCGAGACCGTGATGTCCGGCGGCACCATCCCGGAGAGTGTCTTCGTCACGTTCCAGATGACCTTCGTCATCATCAGCCCGGCGATCATTGTTGGCGCATTTGCCGAGCGCATGAAGTTCAGCGCGATTCTCGTATTCACCGTGCTCTGGACCATCCTCTCCTACCTGCCGATGTGGCACATGGTGTGGGGCGGCGGACTCTTCCACGGCGGTGAAGAAGGCAACTGGCTGATGGGCGCAGGACAGCACGCGATCGACTTCGCGGGCGGCAACGTGGTTCACATCAACGCTGGTGTAGCCGGACTCGTGGCCTGTATCTTCGTCGGCAAGCGCAAAGGCTTCCCAGGACCAACACTGATGCCGCACAACGTTCCGTACGTGGCAATCGGCGCGTCGCTGCTGTGGGTCGGATGGTTCGGCTTCAACGCAGGCTCGGCCGTGGGTGCCAATGGCGATGCCGGCATGGCAATGCTGACCACCCAGATCGCCACCGCCGCCGCGCTCGTCGTCTGGATGGCTCTGGAATGGCTGATCTCGAAAAAGCCGACTGCTGTGGGTGCCGCGACCGGCGCTGTGGCGGGCCTGGTGGGCATCACGCCTGCTGCGGGCACGTCGACCATCGGCGGAGCCATGGCCATCGGCGCCATCTCCAGCTTGGTCTGCTACTTTGCGGTGACCGGCCTCAAGCACAAGCTCAACTACGACGACAGCCTGGACGTCTTCGGCGTGCACGGCATGGGCGGCATCGTGGGCGCATTGCTCACCGGTGTCTTCATCCGCGGCGACGAAGGCGGCAGCCTGCTCCAGTTCTGGGTCCAAGCCAAGAGCGTGCTCCTCACCGCAGGATGGAGCGCCATTGCCGCGGTGATCGCCCTGGTCGTTGCCAAAGCGGTCTGCCGCGGCATCAAGGTCAGCGAGGAAGT
- a CDS encoding PAS domain S-box protein, producing MPPSPTSAGKPDFDWIHWLPSPAQIITKEGEILAMNRQFAEMLGYEKPEDLVGNNNFKLTKKEDRTADIRDTQAIIKAGLGTYHKTKRYLAKSGDTVYAQVKGRPVQGVIVVEVASFRRGNQSGTGPAAGYDLLNRIMNRAPFLIYTRDLNGRFTLINRCAEEAWGITRREIEGKTPHDLFEKDRATKMLDHDAEVAQSGKPHEFEDHMIAHGREFVSLTWAFPLYDEKGFLTGVGGMAADITPRIKAERKLRKLSRKYEDAYKELKLIQLQLIQAEKMESIGRLAAGVAHEVKNPLAMMLMGIEYMSNLPKEVDPNLEEVLEQMRTAVKRAEAIVHGMVDFSANRQLEFHHVTMNFIVESCLPFLRHELTRDHIDLELDLAPDLPEMRVDVQKFEQVVVNLALNAIQAMGRSGGTLTISTSTEQLVGLPYDAGIRTRDHLRTGDTVTTITIKDTGPGISSENLQRIFDPFFTTKPTGEGTGLGLSICRKIIDLHNGWIDVFSKVGAGTAIRIMMKVSSNESADHENNPTD from the coding sequence ATGCCACCGTCCCCCACATCCGCAGGCAAGCCCGATTTTGATTGGATCCATTGGTTACCATCCCCTGCTCAGATCATCACCAAGGAGGGGGAAATTCTGGCGATGAACCGACAGTTCGCCGAAATGCTAGGCTACGAGAAGCCGGAGGACCTGGTCGGTAACAACAACTTCAAATTAACCAAGAAGGAAGACAGGACCGCCGATATCCGTGACACCCAGGCGATTATCAAAGCCGGCCTCGGCACATACCACAAAACCAAGCGCTACCTCGCCAAAAGCGGCGACACCGTCTACGCCCAAGTCAAAGGACGGCCGGTACAAGGAGTGATCGTGGTGGAAGTCGCCTCGTTCCGCAGGGGGAACCAGTCGGGGACGGGACCTGCCGCCGGTTACGATTTGCTCAACCGGATCATGAACCGCGCACCTTTCCTGATCTACACCCGCGACCTCAATGGCCGCTTCACTTTGATCAACCGCTGCGCCGAAGAAGCATGGGGCATCACCCGCCGCGAAATCGAGGGCAAGACACCCCACGATTTGTTCGAGAAAGACCGCGCCACCAAGATGCTCGACCACGACGCCGAAGTGGCACAAAGCGGCAAGCCCCACGAGTTTGAAGACCACATGATCGCGCACGGCCGCGAGTTTGTCTCGCTGACTTGGGCCTTCCCGCTCTACGACGAGAAAGGCTTTCTCACAGGCGTCGGCGGGATGGCGGCGGACATCACCCCGCGGATCAAGGCGGAGCGGAAACTGCGCAAACTTAGCCGCAAGTACGAGGATGCGTACAAAGAACTCAAGCTGATCCAGCTCCAGCTCATCCAGGCGGAGAAAATGGAATCGATCGGCCGCCTCGCCGCCGGCGTCGCCCACGAGGTGAAAAACCCATTGGCGATGATGCTGATGGGGATCGAATACATGAGCAACCTGCCGAAGGAAGTAGACCCTAACTTGGAGGAAGTGCTCGAACAAATGCGCACCGCGGTGAAGCGCGCCGAGGCCATCGTTCACGGAATGGTGGACTTCTCGGCCAACCGCCAGCTCGAGTTCCACCACGTGACCATGAACTTCATCGTGGAAAGCTGCCTGCCCTTCCTGCGCCACGAGCTCACACGTGACCACATCGACCTCGAGCTCGACCTGGCACCCGATCTACCGGAAATGCGGGTCGACGTCCAAAAGTTCGAGCAAGTGGTGGTCAACCTGGCTCTCAACGCCATCCAGGCAATGGGCCGCTCGGGGGGAACACTCACCATCAGTACTTCGACCGAGCAACTGGTCGGCTTGCCCTACGACGCCGGCATCCGCACACGGGACCACCTGCGCACCGGCGACACCGTCACCACCATCACCATCAAAGACACGGGCCCCGGCATCTCCAGCGAAAACCTGCAGCGTATCTTCGATCCCTTCTTCACTACCAAACCCACAGGAGAAGGCACCGGACTCGGCCTCTCGATCTGCCGCAAGATCATCGACCTCCACAATGGCTGGATTGACGTATTCTCCAAAGTCGGAGCGGGCACCGCCATTCGTATCATGATGAAAGTCTCGAGTAACGAATCGGCCGATCACGAGAACAACCCAACCGACTGA
- the tkt gene encoding transketolase, which yields MNTDILSTAANQARGLAIDAVHACSSGHLGLPLGCAEIGAVLFGEALQFDPSAPKWVNRDRFVLSAGHGSMFLYSWLHLAGYDLPLDEVKAFRQLGSKTPGHPENFETVGVEATTGPLGQGVGNAVGYALSGKMAAATYNTADHTILDYHVVALAGDGCLQEGVAREAVAFAGHNKLDNLILIYDSNDVTLDAMADVTQSEDTAAQYESMGWDVQTVDGHDMVAFAKAFQAAKDNNNGKPKLIIAKTEIGRGISQVAGTAKAHGEGGANFADEAHAALGLPAGETFYVSQDVRDFFAKRAEERAAQFAEWEKTFDAWTEANEELACQFGDALAGAVPSDILEQIPEFGEDYNGATRAAGGDVIQAVAKAVPHFITGSADLYGSTKNYIKDGGDYSDGNPTGRNIWYGIREHAMGAIMNGIAYDGIWRTSGATFAVFADYLRPSIRIAALAKLPVVYIFTHDSVGVGEDGPTHQPVETCSGLRVIPNLDVIRPGDPEETAGAYAAAMLRTDGPTLLLLSRQNVKTQSQIPAKDRRVGAEKGGYIARKESAALETILIATGSELDLAMQAAEQLGAGTRVVSMPCMERFDRQSAEYRESVLPAACTKRVAVEAGVSGLWWKYVGTAGQVVGIDRFGISAPGNTVFSELGMTVDNIVETAKSLG from the coding sequence ATGAACACAGATATTCTTTCTACTGCTGCAAACCAAGCCCGCGGGCTTGCCATCGATGCCGTGCACGCCTGCTCGTCCGGTCACTTGGGTCTTCCCCTTGGCTGCGCTGAAATCGGTGCCGTGCTTTTTGGTGAGGCGCTGCAGTTTGATCCGTCGGCTCCAAAGTGGGTCAACCGCGACCGCTTCGTGCTGTCGGCCGGTCACGGGTCGATGTTCCTTTACAGCTGGCTGCACCTGGCTGGCTACGATCTTCCGTTGGATGAAGTGAAGGCATTCCGCCAGCTCGGTAGCAAGACCCCGGGTCACCCTGAGAACTTTGAAACCGTCGGCGTGGAAGCCACCACCGGTCCACTCGGCCAGGGCGTGGGCAACGCGGTCGGATACGCATTGTCCGGCAAGATGGCTGCCGCTACCTACAACACCGCAGACCACACCATTCTCGACTACCACGTGGTCGCACTCGCCGGTGACGGCTGCTTGCAGGAAGGTGTCGCTCGTGAGGCTGTCGCATTTGCCGGCCACAACAAGCTCGACAACCTCATCCTGATCTACGATTCAAACGACGTCACCCTCGACGCGATGGCCGATGTCACCCAGTCGGAAGACACCGCCGCTCAGTACGAGTCGATGGGCTGGGATGTGCAGACCGTCGACGGTCACGACATGGTCGCGTTCGCCAAGGCATTCCAGGCTGCCAAGGACAACAACAACGGCAAGCCAAAGCTCATCATCGCCAAGACCGAGATCGGTCGCGGGATCTCGCAGGTCGCTGGCACTGCTAAGGCCCACGGTGAAGGTGGCGCCAACTTCGCCGACGAAGCACACGCCGCTCTCGGACTGCCAGCAGGTGAAACCTTCTACGTGTCGCAGGACGTGCGCGACTTCTTCGCCAAGCGCGCCGAAGAGCGTGCCGCTCAATTCGCCGAGTGGGAGAAGACCTTCGACGCTTGGACCGAAGCCAACGAAGAGCTCGCCTGCCAGTTCGGCGATGCACTCGCCGGTGCGGTGCCATCCGACATCCTCGAGCAGATTCCTGAGTTCGGTGAAGATTACAACGGTGCCACCCGTGCAGCGGGCGGTGACGTGATCCAGGCAGTCGCCAAGGCGGTGCCTCACTTCATCACCGGCTCGGCCGACCTCTACGGCTCGACCAAGAACTACATCAAGGACGGCGGCGACTACAGCGACGGCAATCCAACCGGCCGCAACATCTGGTACGGTATCCGTGAGCACGCCATGGGCGCGATCATGAACGGTATCGCCTACGACGGCATCTGGCGCACATCGGGCGCGACCTTCGCGGTCTTCGCCGACTACCTCCGTCCGTCGATCCGCATCGCGGCTCTGGCCAAGTTGCCAGTGGTTTACATCTTCACCCACGACTCCGTGGGCGTGGGCGAAGACGGCCCAACCCACCAGCCGGTGGAAACCTGCTCCGGTCTGCGCGTGATCCCGAACCTCGATGTGATCCGTCCTGGCGATCCGGAAGAAACCGCAGGTGCCTATGCTGCAGCCATGCTCCGCACCGACGGACCGACTCTTCTATTGCTCAGCCGTCAGAATGTGAAGACGCAGAGCCAGATCCCGGCGAAAGATCGCCGCGTGGGCGCGGAGAAGGGCGGCTACATCGCACGCAAGGAAAGCGCTGCGTTGGAGACCATCCTCATCGCCACCGGCTCGGAACTCGACCTGGCAATGCAGGCCGCCGAGCAACTCGGTGCCGGCACCCGCGTCGTCTCGATGCCATGCATGGAGCGCTTCGACCGCCAGAGCGCCGAGTACCGCGAAAGCGTGCTCCCAGCGGCATGCACCAAGCGCGTCGCTGTCGAAGCCGGTGTCTCCGGCCTCTGGTGGAAGTACGTCGGCACCGCCGGACAGGTGGTCGGCATCGACCGCTTCGGCATCAGCGCCCCGGGCAACACCGTCTTCTCCGAACTCGGCATGACCGTCGATAACATCGTCGAAACCGCCAAGTCCCTCGGCTAA
- a CDS encoding GxxExxY protein, producing MSRGDPESYAVIGAAMEVQNHLGRGYLERAYQEALEIEFIERKIPYQREVAVTLHYKGRQLGAPYRADFVCYGSLLVELKAIPRLGDRDRAQMLHYLKGTKIERGLLINFASDRLEYERYILS from the coding sequence GTGAGCAGAGGCGACCCGGAGAGTTATGCTGTGATTGGGGCTGCGATGGAGGTGCAAAACCATCTTGGGCGCGGGTATTTGGAGAGGGCGTATCAGGAAGCGTTGGAGATCGAGTTCATTGAAAGGAAGATCCCCTATCAGCGCGAGGTTGCTGTTACTCTGCATTACAAGGGGCGTCAGTTGGGGGCGCCGTACCGAGCCGACTTCGTGTGCTACGGATCTCTGCTGGTTGAGTTGAAGGCGATCCCAAGGTTGGGGGATCGGGACAGAGCACAAATGCTTCATTACCTCAAGGGGACCAAGATCGAGCGAGGGTTACTGATCAACTTCGCCAGCGATCGGCTTGAGTATGAACGATATATTCTCAGCTGA
- a CDS encoding AURKAIP1/COX24 domain-containing protein, which translates to MGSLKKRRKTKINKHKRKKRLKANRHKKRLRYKS; encoded by the coding sequence ATGGGATCCCTCAAGAAGCGTCGTAAGACGAAAATCAACAAGCACAAGCGTAAGAAGCGCCTCAAGGCCAACCGCCACAAGAAGCGTCTTCGCTACAAGTCCTAA
- a CDS encoding glycosyltransferase family 4 protein yields the protein MSQRRIAYLYSRYPVVSQTFCDSEMLELGRQDVDLVVASICPPKDSFRHERLNDLQAPVFHQPGTAVLKRLEAEARADGSWPQEMIDRHEREYGPSYKAATRARNALYFSKLFKRLGVSHFHVHFANRATHTALFIKAISGITFSFTPHAQDFMVDLGSDDLLREMCREAKFVVAVSDFSRNLLCETCPDSCDKITRIYNGIDPEGFPLASPGSEWANGMPLRIISVGRLIEFKGFRHLIDAVAKLKQQGIPVDCRIIGEGPWHERLSQQIGELGLEDEVQLLGRRSQDAVKAELLAADVFALPCIVDSKGASDILPTVITEAMACGLPIVSTHLVGVPEMVDDGVTGFLAEPGNSDELVAAFTRLFERPQLAYSMGRAGRERMERIFALKVTAGQLKEHLMAAVADDAAAGTPAELMVLTDSLPQVSEDLGDAALAQELNWLLDCSGVNVLSLTEQGACAMPEPLARHIGERLEFVPDGMVLEMEWRSRTEWRQQMENLRCSLHQAIDGETFLLHARRAVWLAQAIERNGVKRVHASRSECALVAWLVSRLIGVPFTVGVEEGAAWSSSLWKHILKDADKVSIADHRVAKKAEQTGTADTLHLAVPELKVKRLGPIRWRQQALPIATETRKAALMKFLSLG from the coding sequence ATGAGTCAGCGTCGGATCGCCTATCTTTACTCTCGCTACCCTGTTGTTTCGCAGACGTTCTGCGATTCCGAGATGTTGGAGCTTGGGCGTCAGGATGTGGATTTGGTGGTGGCATCGATTTGCCCGCCGAAGGACAGTTTCCGGCACGAGCGGTTGAATGATTTGCAGGCGCCGGTTTTCCATCAGCCGGGCACTGCGGTACTCAAGCGCCTGGAGGCCGAGGCGCGGGCCGACGGATCATGGCCGCAGGAAATGATCGATCGCCACGAGCGCGAGTACGGGCCGTCTTATAAAGCGGCGACGCGGGCGCGCAATGCATTGTACTTTTCCAAGTTGTTCAAACGGTTGGGCGTGTCGCACTTCCACGTGCACTTTGCCAACCGAGCGACCCACACGGCTTTGTTTATCAAAGCAATCTCTGGCATTACCTTCAGTTTTACCCCGCACGCCCAGGACTTCATGGTCGACTTGGGGAGCGATGATTTGTTGCGCGAGATGTGCCGCGAAGCAAAGTTCGTAGTCGCTGTCAGTGATTTCTCCCGTAACCTTCTGTGCGAAACCTGTCCCGACTCGTGTGATAAAATCACTCGCATCTATAACGGGATCGATCCCGAGGGCTTTCCTCTGGCATCGCCCGGATCGGAGTGGGCCAACGGGATGCCGCTGCGCATCATCAGTGTCGGCCGCTTGATCGAGTTCAAGGGCTTCCGCCATTTGATCGATGCGGTGGCAAAGCTCAAGCAACAGGGAATCCCAGTCGACTGCCGGATCATTGGCGAAGGTCCGTGGCATGAGCGCTTGAGCCAACAAATCGGTGAGCTCGGGCTGGAGGATGAAGTGCAGTTGCTCGGGCGCCGATCGCAGGATGCAGTGAAGGCGGAGCTGCTGGCGGCCGATGTCTTCGCGTTGCCGTGTATCGTCGACTCCAAGGGCGCCAGTGATATTCTACCAACAGTCATCACTGAAGCGATGGCTTGTGGGTTGCCTATTGTTTCGACCCATCTCGTGGGAGTGCCGGAAATGGTCGATGATGGCGTGACTGGGTTCCTCGCGGAGCCTGGTAACAGCGACGAGCTCGTTGCGGCATTTACCCGATTGTTTGAGCGCCCGCAGTTGGCGTATTCGATGGGGCGTGCCGGCCGTGAACGCATGGAGCGTATTTTCGCGCTGAAGGTGACGGCGGGGCAGCTCAAAGAACATCTGATGGCCGCGGTTGCGGATGATGCAGCAGCCGGAACCCCAGCTGAACTGATGGTTCTAACGGATTCTCTGCCACAGGTCTCCGAGGATTTGGGCGATGCTGCGTTGGCTCAGGAGCTGAACTGGTTGCTGGATTGCAGTGGCGTGAATGTGTTGTCACTCACCGAGCAAGGCGCCTGTGCAATGCCGGAGCCTCTGGCACGTCACATTGGCGAACGCCTGGAGTTTGTGCCCGATGGCATGGTGCTTGAGATGGAGTGGCGCAGCCGGACCGAGTGGCGCCAGCAAATGGAAAACCTACGCTGCAGCCTTCATCAGGCCATCGATGGCGAGACCTTCTTGCTTCACGCGCGGCGTGCGGTCTGGCTCGCGCAGGCCATCGAGCGCAACGGGGTGAAGCGTGTTCACGCCTCGCGGTCCGAGTGCGCGCTGGTGGCGTGGCTGGTTTCCCGTCTGATCGGCGTGCCGTTCACCGTCGGGGTGGAAGAAGGTGCCGCCTGGTCGTCATCGCTGTGGAAGCACATTTTGAAGGATGCCGACAAGGTATCCATCGCCGACCACCGGGTGGCGAAGAAGGCCGAACAAACCGGAACAGCCGACACCCTGCACCTGGCGGTCCCCGAGTTGAAAGTGAAGCGCCTCGGCCCGATCCGCTGGCGCCAGCAGGCACTTCCAATTGCTACTGAGACGCGCAAAGCCGCGTTGATGAAGTTTCTGTCCCTTGGTTAG
- the hisG gene encoding ATP phosphoribosyltransferase, with protein sequence MSTPSLKFGLPKGSLQDPTVDLFKQAGWNVYVSSRSYRPSINDDEIDMRLLRAQEIGRYIHEGFLDCGITGKDWIYENNAEVEVICDLAYSRATSRPTRWVLVVPEESPIKSVEDLEGKRIATEGIGITERYLASKGVNAKVEFSWGATEVKVPELVDAIVDITETGNSLRANNLRIVDTIMESYPQLVIGKEAAKDPWKRAKAETIGLMLRSALDARGKVGLKMNLPQNKLQSLLECLPSLRLPTASTLANSDEWVAVETVIDESVVREILPKLKELGAEGIIEYPLNKIIG encoded by the coding sequence ATGTCAACGCCATCCCTGAAATTCGGCCTGCCTAAGGGCAGCCTGCAAGATCCAACCGTCGACCTGTTCAAGCAGGCCGGCTGGAATGTCTACGTCAGCAGCCGTTCGTACCGTCCGTCGATCAACGACGACGAGATCGATATGCGCCTGCTTCGAGCCCAGGAAATTGGTCGTTACATCCATGAAGGGTTCCTCGACTGCGGTATCACCGGCAAGGACTGGATCTACGAGAACAATGCGGAAGTCGAAGTCATCTGCGACCTCGCCTACAGCCGTGCCACCTCGCGCCCAACCCGCTGGGTGCTCGTCGTGCCAGAGGAATCCCCGATCAAATCGGTGGAAGATCTTGAAGGAAAACGCATTGCCACCGAAGGCATCGGCATCACCGAGCGCTACCTCGCCTCGAAGGGCGTGAACGCAAAAGTCGAGTTCTCCTGGGGCGCAACCGAAGTGAAGGTACCAGAACTCGTCGACGCCATCGTCGACATCACCGAGACCGGCAACTCACTGCGCGCGAACAACTTGCGCATCGTGGACACGATCATGGAGTCGTACCCACAGTTGGTCATCGGCAAAGAAGCCGCCAAAGATCCATGGAAGCGAGCCAAGGCGGAAACCATCGGATTGATGCTGCGCAGCGCCCTCGACGCCCGCGGAAAAGTCGGCCTCAAGATGAATCTCCCTCAAAACAAGTTGCAAAGCTTGCTTGAATGCCTACCTTCCCTCCGCCTGCCTACTGCCTCCACCTTGGCAAATTCCGACGAATGGGTCGCTGTGGAAACGGTTATCGATGAATCGGTTGTGCGGGAAATCCTGCCAAAGCTCAAAGAGCTCGGCGCCGAGGGGATCATCGAGTATCCGCTCAACAAGATCATCGGATGA